One genomic segment of Ignavibacteriota bacterium includes these proteins:
- a CDS encoding type II toxin-antitoxin system RelE/ParE family toxin: MFEIELSENAITDLSSLSSIISERIIDKLEWLGSNFENIPHYRLHGKEWKDCYKLRVGDYRIIYQIAHTQRTIFVQRIQHRKEVYQDKN, translated from the coding sequence ATGTTTGAAATTGAACTTTCTGAAAATGCAATAACGGACTTATCTTCTTTATCGTCAATAATTTCCGAGCGCATTATTGACAAACTCGAATGGCTAGGAAGCAATTTTGAAAACATTCCCCACTACAGATTACATGGGAAAGAATGGAAAGATTGTTATAAACTCCGTGTTGGAGATTATCGAATCATTTATCAAATTGCTCATACTCAACGAACGATATTCGTTCAAAGAATTCAACATCGTAAAGAAGTGTATCAGGATAAGAATTGA